The nucleotide window tacagttacattgagaaaatatgtaatccagttacagttacttccgaaaatattaagaattacaaatttagttacattttttaaaaaatataaacaaaaacctttgcgaaatatgtaatgatatttttattgctttgcgcTCTTTATCGCCGTTTCCCGCTACGGCTCCTTGTCTCTCTCATAGCCGTAATGCCACTCTGATGTTCCATCCTGTGCTGGCGGAGCctcctggaggaacagcaagCAGGCGGACGGTTCCATTTCAGCTCAAGCAGCGCATCAAAAATGACAGCCTTCCAGCACTAGAAATTAAaggagcattttatttatgtaacccaggctctccctcttcagacctacagctggtggaagacaccctatgggctctgcgttgtgtttcttttcgtgAAAGTGGGGTGTGTTCGGtgcaaaacaagatgcaatctgcagccaactggcacactgaacaaacagaaaaaaagatcggCATACCAACGCAATGTATATTTCACACCGGGCTAGCGGAGCTGCTGCTTACCTTACAAgcagtaaacacactgtaaggAATACAGCAACTCGCGCGCAAAAATCCCCTGCACTACGGTGTCCCCGAcaggacaaacatctcggaattgtggtaataccagcaattacagaaaacaatagtactctcttctgtaacatttatgcactgctttacatttacatctgtgaaaatGGCTCAAATTTAACCGTGCAGTGCAATAAATGTTTGCCAGCTATCAAGAACTTGTCCACGTCGAAGTAATCTATGTCAAACCTGAAGAAACATTTAGAGGTAATTGCAGCTCACTGATAGAtgtattgttttacaaatatttgactgtttggtgttgatgcatgacaaacgttggaatatattctttcccatgagacattgtatgcaatgtgctagtgttatggttttcatgaacataaagtaaactagaaaattcttgaagaaatttaactggggcccaccaaagtgtgcccgtcggtttggacccagggttctgatgctaaaaattagcatcaatgctaagcttagctgaatagtagtcattagcttgtggaaagtcacaagtatgttaagtaagctggacgtacaccattcagtctgttaaaatgagtctataagctgaaattagccaaaatgctaatgtaagcctaaatactttcagcagcatgtgaggtattattagaatgttctctataatttacttactccattcagtatactaaacatggctattaagtcagaaaaataggtaatagcttatttaagctaaaaggctaatgctaataaGCTGCCTTGCTatgcagttccctaacctgagagaaacagataatggagaatcatattattgcactgcctgtggcggtgcactaaCCTGCAGTGCActaagaacaataaaatgttgaacatgggtcaatactcattaaaacattaaagtaatcaaaaagtaatcaaaagtaattagttacattactttttaaaagtaatcaaaaaagttacactacaattacattttaaacaaggtaacttgtaactgtaacaaattacatttttaaagtaacttacccaacactgtatatatacatttaaacacacacatatatatactgTAGATCAGTCGGTTCACCAACTCATGAAGTCGATCTGGGCCTGCAACTTCTTCATTTGTTGAATGAATAGCATAACAGAGGTGGACTGACGTCCCGCATTATTCTTTCACATGAAATGGCAAAACGTCACTTAATCACAGCGTTTCGTGTGAAGTAAAGGCAAATATGTTGtaaatgtgattaatcacattatTATTGTGGTGTTTCACAAGCCAAGCCCAGCACTAATTACCACCAGACTTGTCAAATCAAgaaatttactaaaacaaacaaatctatcTGGTGACATGAAATAAGACTTCAAAGAGCTTCACGCCTCGCAAAGTCTAATGGACAGTGAGGTTCTGTGGTCTTAGATGTGTGCTAAAAAAGTTGCTCCCACTATTTTCTAGCAAACAGTCCTTCCTGATGGAGTCTGATCATTTCCTGATGCTTTACCACAGGAGGTATGGAAaaccacaaatgcaaaaattaaatcatacaCAAATCTATTAATCTctctacattaaataaattaaaaaatattgatttttatttaagtatttatgtcAGCTTGAGTCATGGAAAACTGACCtgatcgtttccatagcaacgatcagaagCAGACATTGCGCCAGAAGTCCAGTGACATCACTAATGAGGTCATAGATGACATCATGTACATCACAGTAGATCAAAGAAGTTCTGATGCTTGAATGCTTGAATCTCAGAGTATCAGTCAGATTCAGACGGTTCTTGGAGGTTCAGATTTGTGTGTAGCAACAATGTTTGGTGTATCAAAAGCGTTCGTTCCCTTGTTTATCCCACTTGGTTGGGGGCTGGGATATGCTGTGACCACGGGATTGAAGAAAGTTTTTGATCATTGCTTTCCAGGAAAGGATTCGAACGAAGGTTTCCATCAGGAGGAAGAAGACGACTTGTTTTGGAAAGGTCTTCCAACCGACACCCAAGAACAAACCGACCCGGCTGGGGAGGTTTGTTCTGAAAAGGTGACAGAGGTTTGTGGGACCACAGACTCTCACCCAACAAGGACTGGACTAGAAAGTACAGAGGACAACGGTACTGTCTCTGAGCAAACCGACCCGGCTGGGGAGGTTTTCTCTGAACACCCGACCAATGTCTGTGGGATCACAGAGATTGGTGTGACAGAGATGGTGCGAGACGGTACTAAAGACAATCGTACTGTCTTTGAGCAAACTGACCTGGCTGGGGAAGTTGGCTCAAAGACAACTGTACACCAGGAGGGTGAGAGAACGGTCGCAGAGAAATctgacccggctggggaggATTTGTCTGCGGCTGACCTCGCAGCCAAAGCTCTTGCTGAGGTAACAGCAGAAGCTTTGGTCTCATGGGTTCCAGCTCTGTCCTCTCCAAAGTGCTCTACTCTCAAGAGCACTTTTACAAGCGACGTTCCAATTCCACGTTCCCCGGACGGGGAACGTATCTCAGAAGAAGATGGAATGATGAATTTGTCAAAGAAACCTTCTCTACATGCAAGGATCACCGTTGCCTTGGAGGTTAACATTTCTCCGGATGTCGAAGCAGAACACAGAGTCGGCTT belongs to Gambusia affinis linkage group LG08, SWU_Gaff_1.0, whole genome shotgun sequence and includes:
- the LOC122835233 gene encoding uncharacterized protein LOC122835233, with product MLESQSISQIQTVLGGSDLCVATMFGVSKAFVPLFIPLGWGLGYAVTTGLKKVFDHCFPGKDSNEGFHQEEEDDLFWKGLPTDTQEQTDPAGEVCSEKVTEVCGTTDSHPTRTGLESTEDNGTVSEQTDPAGEVFSEHPTNVCGITEIGVTEMVRDGTKDNRTVFEQTDLAGEVGSKTTVHQEGERTVAEKSDPAGEDLSAADLAAKALAEVTAEALVSWVPALSSPKCSTLKSTFTSDVPIPRSPDGERISEEDGMMNLSKKPSLHARITVALEVNISPDVEAEHRVGLDLPDTGRTATAGNGQTEENFFRFSNELQNSWRQTRIHPVVANRTMDVPADCEGGSERYHLSSVICGDSKPAQFHSYLIKGEQTVKADDEHVFTADSDCSEDMSQNSLICIYEKVRNDETTDTTVSPAPPLEGDKGAFGEEPKLLNYEEDKIIEDLISYYLEAGEL